The following are encoded in a window of Rhizobium sp. 11515TR genomic DNA:
- a CDS encoding RlmE family RNA methyltransferase, protein MTKPTIAGNRTGRKLGQRVKKKKLKASSRQWLQRHINDPYVQRAQLEGYRARAAFKLLEIDEKHQILKGARRIIDLGAAPGSWSQIAAKVTASTEEDIRVAAIDFLEMAPIPGVSILQLDFLDPAAPQRLIDAVGGTPDLVISDMAAPTTGHHRTDHLRTMHLCEVAAHFAVEVLAEGGHFLAKTFQGGTERDLLTFLKQNFRQVIHVKPGASRAESVEMFLLAKGFKGRKPERETEEEQSVADR, encoded by the coding sequence GTGACCAAGCCAACCATCGCCGGCAACCGCACGGGCCGCAAACTCGGTCAGCGCGTCAAGAAAAAGAAGCTGAAGGCTTCGTCGCGCCAATGGCTACAACGCCATATCAACGATCCCTATGTGCAGCGTGCACAGCTTGAAGGCTATCGCGCCCGCGCCGCCTTCAAGCTGCTGGAGATCGACGAGAAACATCAGATCCTGAAAGGTGCGCGCCGCATCATCGATCTGGGTGCCGCTCCGGGCAGCTGGTCGCAGATCGCCGCCAAGGTGACTGCATCGACCGAAGAGGATATCCGCGTCGCCGCCATCGACTTCCTCGAAATGGCGCCGATCCCCGGCGTCAGCATCCTGCAGCTGGATTTCCTCGATCCGGCAGCGCCGCAGCGGCTGATCGATGCCGTCGGCGGCACACCGGATCTCGTGATATCCGATATGGCGGCGCCGACGACGGGTCATCACCGCACCGACCACCTGCGAACCATGCATCTGTGCGAAGTGGCTGCGCATTTCGCCGTCGAGGTGCTGGCCGAAGGCGGGCATTTCCTTGCCAAGACCTTCCAGGGCGGCACGGAACGCGACTTGCTGACCTTCCTCAAGCAGAATTTCCGCCAGGTCATCCATGTGAAGCCCGGCGCATCCAGAGCCGAGTCGGTAGAAATGTTCCTGCTGGCAAAGGGCTTCAAAGGTCGCAAACCGGAAAGAGAGACGGAAGAAGAACAATCCGTCGCCGATCGCTAA
- a CDS encoding MFS transporter, whose protein sequence is MNRIVPLILAVALFMEQMDSTVIATALPAIANDLHVGPITLKLALTSYMVSLAVFIPISGWMADRFGAKNIFRVAICVFVIGSIMCAFSGGLLEFVFARFLQGVGGSMMTPVGRLVLVRTTQKSDLVSAMALLSIPALVGPLAGPPLGGFITTYASWHWIFLINVPVGILGVILASIFLPEVEATKPPKLDVIGFLLTSFAASGIVFGMSVISLPALPPYIGISAVVIGFVCGFLYIGHARRHPAPILDLTLLKNATFRASVTGGTLFRICIGAMPFLTPLMLQLGFGLNPFQSGLITFAGAIGAISTKFIARRVFTAVGFKTALLSAAAITTLTTICTGFFQPWTPHLIIVGILLIGGFSRSFFFTGINALAFADINDKQASQATSMSSVMQQISLALGVAVAAMILETSTFFSGTELQVRDFHIAFFCISVLTVLATIPFIRMDRSAGAMVSGHKAGLKRVDALQPQVQQPAAK, encoded by the coding sequence ATGAATCGCATCGTTCCATTGATCCTCGCCGTAGCCCTTTTCATGGAACAGATGGATTCCACCGTCATCGCGACAGCGCTGCCGGCTATCGCCAATGATCTGCATGTCGGTCCGATCACGCTCAAGCTGGCGCTGACCTCCTACATGGTGTCGCTGGCCGTCTTCATCCCGATCAGCGGCTGGATGGCGGATCGCTTCGGCGCGAAGAACATCTTCCGTGTCGCCATCTGCGTCTTTGTCATCGGTTCCATCATGTGCGCCTTTTCGGGCGGCCTTCTGGAGTTCGTCTTTGCCCGCTTCCTGCAGGGTGTCGGCGGCTCGATGATGACGCCGGTCGGGCGGCTCGTACTGGTTCGCACCACGCAGAAAAGCGATCTCGTTTCGGCGATGGCGCTGCTTTCGATTCCCGCGCTCGTAGGCCCGCTTGCCGGCCCCCCGCTCGGCGGCTTCATCACTACTTACGCTTCCTGGCACTGGATCTTCCTGATCAACGTGCCCGTCGGCATCCTCGGCGTGATCTTGGCTTCAATCTTCCTGCCTGAGGTGGAAGCGACCAAGCCGCCGAAGCTCGATGTCATCGGTTTCCTGCTGACATCTTTCGCCGCATCCGGCATAGTCTTCGGCATGTCCGTCATCAGCCTGCCGGCCCTGCCGCCCTATATCGGCATCTCGGCCGTCGTCATCGGCTTCGTCTGCGGCTTCCTCTATATCGGCCATGCGCGCCGTCACCCGGCCCCAATCCTCGATCTCACGCTGCTGAAGAACGCCACCTTCCGCGCTTCGGTGACGGGCGGCACGCTTTTCCGCATCTGCATCGGCGCCATGCCGTTCTTGACGCCGCTGATGCTGCAGCTCGGCTTCGGCCTCAACCCATTCCAGTCCGGCCTCATCACCTTTGCCGGCGCCATCGGCGCGATCTCGACAAAGTTCATCGCCCGCCGGGTCTTTACCGCCGTCGGCTTCAAGACAGCGCTGCTTTCGGCCGCGGCCATCACCACCCTGACGACGATCTGCACGGGCTTCTTCCAGCCCTGGACGCCGCACCTCATCATTGTCGGCATCCTGCTGATCGGCGGCTTCTCGCGCTCCTTCTTCTTCACCGGCATCAATGCGCTCGCCTTCGCCGATATCAACGACAAGCAGGCAAGCCAGGCGACGTCGATGAGCTCGGTCATGCAGCAGATCAGCCTGGCGCTCGGTGTTGCCGTCGCCGCCATGATCCTGGAAACCTCGACTTTTTTCAGCGGGACGGAACTGCAGGTCCGCGATTTCCATATTGCCTTCTTCTGCATCTCGGTGCTGACCGTGCTTGCGACCATCCCCTTCATCCGGATGGATCGCAGTGCCGGCGCTATGGTCTCTGGCCACAAGGCCGGTCTCAAGCGCGTCGACGCCCTTCAGCCGCAGGTGCAGCAGCCGGCCGCAAAATGA